A region of Microtus ochrogaster isolate Prairie Vole_2 linkage group LG1, MicOch1.0, whole genome shotgun sequence DNA encodes the following proteins:
- the Pkd2 gene encoding polycystin-2, producing MVNSNRVQPQPPGDAKRSPAPRAPGPGRLAAGGAAVRGGLAVPGGLREQRGLEIEMERIRQAAARDPPAGASASPSPPLSSCSRQAWSRDNPGFEAEEDDDDDEVEGEEGGMVVEMDVEWRPGSRRSASSSAVSSTGAHGRALGSYRGTGHPSGRRRRLEDQGAPCPSPAGGGDPLHRHLPLNGQLPRVAWAERLVRGLRGLWGTRLMEERSTNREKYLKSVLLELVIYLLFLIVLCILTYGMMSSNVYYYTRTLSQLFIDTPVSKTEKANFKTLSSMEDFWKFAEGSFLDGLYWKAEAGNHTQANNRSFIFYENLLLGVPRIRQLRVRNGSCSIPQDLRDEIKECYDVYSVSSEDRAPFGPRNGTAWIYTSEKDLNGSSHWGIIATYSGAGYYLDLSRTREETASQIAGLRRNFWLDRGTRATFIDFSVYNANINLFCVVRLLVEFPATGGVVPSWQFQPVKLTHYATAFDFFLAACEIIFCLFILYYVVEEILEIRIHRLHYFRSFWNCLDVVIVVLSIVAVVINICRMSNVEGLLRFLEDQNTFPNFEHVAYWQIQFNNIAAVNVFLVWIKVSYTNRHTHTHTHTHKHKSHGPFPFGEVDLAGWMTMSQLSTTMSRCAKDLFGFTIMFFIVFLAYAQLAYLVFGTQVDDFSTFQECIFTQFRIILGDINFAEIEEANRVLGPLYFTTFVFFMFFILLNMFLAIINDTYSEVKSDLAQQKAEMELSDLIRKGYQKALVKLKLKRNTVDDISESLRQGGGKLNFAELRQDLKGKGHTDAEIEAIFTKYDQDGDQELTEREHQQMRDDLEKEREDLDLEHSSLPRPMSSRSFPRSLDDSEEEDDDDSGHSSRRRGSISSGVSYEEFQVLVRRVDRMEHSIGSIVSKIDAVIVKLEIMERAKLKRREVLGRLLDGVAEDDRLGRDSEVHREQMERLVREELERWESDDVASQTGHGLGTQVELDGQPHPRSSRPPSSQSAEGLESGGGNGSANVHV from the exons ATGGTGAACTCCAACCGCGTGCAGCCGCAGCCGCCCGGAGATGCGAAGCGCTCGCCCGCGCCGCGAGCTCCGGGACCCGGCCGGCTGGCTGCGGGAGGCGCGGCTGTGAGGGGCGGCCTGGCGGTCCCCGGAGGCCTCCGGGAGCAGCGGGGCCTGGAGATCGAGATGGAGCGCATCCGGCAAGCGGCTGCGCGGGATCCTCCCGCCGGAGCCTCGGCTTCCCCATCCCCTCCGCTCTCGTCTTGCTCCCGGCAGGCGTGGAGCCGCGATAACCCGGGCTTCGAGGCCGAGGAGGACGATGACGACGAcgaggtggaaggggaggaaggaggaatggtGGTGGAGATGGACGTGGAGTGGCGTCCGGGCAGTCGCAGGTCggcctcctcctctgctgtgagCTCGACAGGAGCCCACGGCCGAGCCCTGGGGAGCTACCGAGGCACCGGGCACCCGAGTGGGAGGAGGCGCCGGCTAGAGGACCAGGGCGCGCCGTGTCCCAGCCCCGCAGGCGGCGGGGACCCGTTGCATCGCCATCTCCCGCTGAATGGGCAGCTGCCCCGAGTGGCTTGGGCCGAGAGACTGGTGCGCGGGCTGCGAG GTCTCTGGGGAACAAGACTCATGGAGGAGCGCAGCACTAACCGGGAGAAATACCTGAAAAGTGTGCTGCTGGAGCTGGTCATTTACCTCCTGTTCCTCATCGTCCTGTGCATCT TGACCTACGGCATGATGAGTTCCAATGTGTACTACTACACGCGAACATTGTCCCAGCTTTTCATAGACACCCCAGTGTCTAAAACAGAGAAAGCCAACTTTAAAACTCTCTCCTCGATGGAAGATTTCTGGaag TTCGCAGAAGGCTCTTTCCTGGACGGGCTCTACTGGAAGGCGGAGGCGGGTAACCACACGCAAGCCAATAACCGAAGCTTCATTTTCTACGAGAACCTGCTGCTAGGAGTGCCTCGTATACGCCAGCTCAGAGTCAGAAACGGATCCTGCTCCATTCCTCAGGACTTGCGAGATGAAATTAAAGAGTGCTATGACGTCTACTCTGTCAGTAGTGAGGACAGGGCTCCGTTTGGACCGCGAAACGGAACTGC GTGGATCTACACAAGTGAAAAGGACTTGAACGGGAGCAGCCACTGGGGGATCATTGCAACTTACAGTGGAGCAGGCTATTACTTGGATCTGTCCAGGACCAGGGAGGAAACGGCTTCTCAGATTGCTGGCCTCAGGAGGAACTTCTGGCTGGACCGGGGGACCCGAGCAACTTTCATTGACTTTTCAGTGTACAACGCCAACATTAATCTGTTCTGCGTGGTCAG GTTACTGGTGGAATTCCCAGCAACAGGGGGCGTGGTACCCTCTTGGCAGTTCCAGCCTGTGAAACTGACCCACTATGCCACAGCCTTTGATTTCTTCCTGGCAGCCTGTGAGattatcttttgtttatttatcctCTACTATGTGGTGGAAGAGATATTGGAGATTCGCATTCACAGACTACACTATTTCAGGAGTTTCTGGAATTGTCTGGATGTTGTGATTGTTGTG TTATCCATAGTGGCTGTGGTAATTAACATTTGCCGAATGTCAAATGTAGAGGGTCTATTGCGGTTTCTTGAGGATCAAAATACTTTCCCCAACTTCGAGCATGTGGCATACTGGCAAATCCAGTTCAACAATATAGCCGCTGTCAATGTATTTTTGGTCTGGATCAAGGTAAGTTatacaaatagacacacacacacacacacacacacacacaaacataaatcaCACGGACCATTCCCTTTTGGCGAGGTTGACCTGGCCGGGTGGAT GACCATGAGCCAGCTCTCCACAACTATGTCTAGATGTGCCAAAGACCTCTTTGGATTCACCATTAtgttcttcattgttttcttggCATATGCTCAGTTGGCATACCTTGTCTTTGGCACTCAAGTTGATGACTTCAGTACTTTCCAAGAGTGTAT CTTCACTCAGTTTCGCATCATTTTGGGGGACATCAACTTCGCAGAGATTGAGGAAGCTAACCGGGTTTTGGGACCACTTTATTTCACTACATTTGTGTTCTTTATGTTCTTCATTCTTttg AACATGTTTTTGGCCATCATCAATGATACTTATTCGGAAGTGAAGTCGGATCTGGCCCAGCAGAAAGCGGAAATGGAACTCTCAGACCTTATCAGAAAG gGCTACCAGAAAGCACTGGTCAaactaaaacttaaaagaaacacTGTAGACGACATCTCAGAGAGTCTCCGGCAAGGTGGGGGCAAGTTAAACTTTGCTGAGCTTCGGCAGGACCTGAAAGG GAAAGGCCATACTGATGCAGAAATTGAGGCTATATTCACTAAATATGACCAGGATGGCGATCAGGAGCTGACGGAACGTGAGCATCAACAGATGAGAGACGACTTGGAGAAAGAGAGG GAGGACCTGGACTTAGAACACAGCTCTTTGCCACGTCCCATGAGCAGCAGGAGTTTCCCTAGAAGCCTGGATGACTCGGAGGAGGAGGATGATGATGACAGTGGGCATAGCTCCAGGAGGAGGGGCAGTATCTCCAGCGGGGTTTCCTATGAAGAGTTCCAGGT GCTGGTGAGACGCGTGGACCGCATGGAGCACTCCATAGGCAGCATCGTGTCCAAGATCGATGCTGTCATTGTCAAGCTTGAGATCATGGAGCGGGCGAAGCTCAAGAGGCGAGAGGTGCTAGGGAGGCTGCTGGATGGAGTGGCTGAG GATGACAGACTGGGTCGTGACAGCGAGGTCCACAGGGAACAGATGGAGCGCCTGGTGCGGGAAGAGTTGGAGCGCTGGGAATCAGATGATGTGGCGTCGCAGACAGGTCATGGTCTGGGCACACAAGTGGAACTCGATGGTCAGCCGCACCCCAGAAGCTCCcggcctccctcctcccagtctgCAGAGGGCCTAGAAAGCGGAGGTGGAAATGGAAGCGCCAATGTCCACGTGTAA